The Vibrio astriarenae genome contains a region encoding:
- the pdhR gene encoding pyruvate dehydrogenase complex transcriptional repressor PdhR — MAYQRIRQPKLSDVIEQELERLIVEGTLAPGQQLPPERELAKQFDVSRPSVREAIQRLEAKQLLTRRQGGGTFVSESIGKSFSNPLLDLLANHPETQLDLLETRHAMEGIAAYFAALRGTQEDFQRIEQCLVVIKQEQQSGDVRAESSAVMQFLIALTEAAHNVVLLHVVRSLAPLLEQNILQNLELLHRRNEVVEKVSKHRANIVEAIVSGQPEKAREMSHSHLAYIEETLLDLTREETRRERSLRRIQRGSES; from the coding sequence ATGGCTTATCAAAGGATTCGACAGCCGAAGCTCTCCGATGTTATTGAGCAAGAACTTGAAAGGCTGATAGTTGAAGGAACGCTAGCACCAGGGCAGCAATTACCCCCAGAGCGTGAACTTGCTAAGCAGTTTGATGTTTCTCGCCCTTCAGTTCGAGAAGCTATCCAACGCTTAGAGGCGAAACAGCTTCTGACCCGCCGACAGGGCGGAGGAACATTTGTGAGTGAATCGATCGGAAAGAGCTTTTCTAACCCTCTGCTCGATTTGCTGGCGAATCACCCAGAAACACAACTGGATTTACTTGAAACACGACACGCAATGGAAGGCATCGCCGCCTACTTTGCGGCATTACGAGGCACTCAGGAAGATTTCCAACGCATTGAACAGTGTCTAGTCGTGATCAAACAAGAGCAGCAGAGTGGGGATGTTCGCGCTGAATCGTCAGCGGTCATGCAATTCTTAATCGCCCTGACAGAAGCTGCCCATAACGTTGTGTTATTGCATGTGGTTCGCAGCCTAGCCCCGCTGCTAGAGCAAAACATATTACAGAATTTAGAACTATTACATCGCCGCAATGAAGTGGTGGAGAAAGTAAGTAAACACCGAGCCAACATCGTGGAAGCGATCGTTTCGGGCCAGCCTGAAAAGGCGCGCGAAATGTCTCATTCACATTTGGCTTATATCGAAGAAACTCTGTTGGATTTGACTCGAGAAGAGACTCGTCGAGAGCGCTCATTGAGAAGAATTCAACGCGGAAGTGAGTCGTAA
- the aceE gene encoding pyruvate dehydrogenase (acetyl-transferring), homodimeric type produces the protein MSDMKHDVDALETQDWLQALESVVREEGVERAQFLLETVLEKARLDGVDMPTGINTNYINTIPAAQEPAYPGDVTLERRIRSIIRWNAIMIVLRASKKDLDLGGHMASYQSAAAFYEVCFNHFFRAPNETDGGDLVYYQGHISPGIYARAFLEGRLTEEQLDNFRQEVDGKGIPSYPHPKLMPEFWQFPTVSMGLGPISAIYQARFLKYLDGRGLKDTSAQRVYAFLGDGEMDEPESRGSLSFAAREKLDNLTFLINCNLQRLDGPVMGNGSIIQELEGLFKGAGWNVVKVIWGNNWDALLAKDTSGKLLQLMNETIDGDYQTFKSKDGAYVREHFFGKYPETAALVADMTDDEIFALKRGGHDSSKLYAAYKNAAETKGKPTVILAKTVKGYGMGEAAEGKNIAHGVKKMDMTHVQYLRDRLGLQDILSDEKVAELPYLKLEEGSAEYEYLHARRNALHGYTPARLPNFTQEFKVPELEEFAPLLGAQKREISTTMAYVRTLNILLKNKNIGKNIVPIICDEARTFGMEGLFRQVGIYNPHGQEYTPEDKGIVSYYKEATSGQVLQEGINELGSMASWVAAATSYSTNDLPMIPFYIYYSMFGFQRIGDMAWLAGDQQARGFLLGATAGRTTLNGEGLQHEDGHSHIQANTIPNCISYDPTFAYELAVIMQDGIRRMYGPEQENVYYYLTVMNENYAMPAMPEGAEEGIRKGIYKLESHEGAKGKVQLMSSGTIMNEVRKAATILSEEYGVASDVFSVTSFNELTRDGQDAERYNMLHPEAEAKVPYITTVLGNEPAIAATDYMKNYAEQVRAFMPTESYKVLGTDGFGRSDSRENLRRHFEVNAGYVVVAALTELAKRGDVEKSVVVEAIAKFNIDTEKTNPQYA, from the coding sequence ATGTCTGACATGAAGCATGACGTAGATGCACTGGAAACTCAGGATTGGTTACAAGCCCTAGAGTCAGTTGTACGTGAAGAGGGTGTAGAACGTGCTCAGTTCTTGCTAGAAACCGTTCTAGAAAAAGCACGTCTGGATGGCGTTGATATGCCAACAGGCATCAACACAAACTACATCAATACAATTCCAGCAGCCCAAGAGCCAGCCTACCCAGGTGACGTAACTCTTGAGCGTCGTATTCGCTCAATCATTCGCTGGAACGCAATTATGATTGTATTGCGTGCTTCTAAGAAAGACCTAGACCTTGGTGGTCACATGGCTTCTTACCAGTCGGCGGCGGCATTCTACGAAGTTTGTTTCAACCACTTCTTCCGCGCTCCTAATGAGACGGATGGTGGCGATCTAGTTTACTACCAAGGCCACATTTCACCAGGTATCTACGCTCGTGCATTCCTTGAAGGCCGTTTGACTGAAGAGCAGTTAGATAACTTCCGTCAAGAAGTCGATGGCAAAGGTATTCCATCATACCCACACCCTAAACTGATGCCTGAGTTCTGGCAGTTCCCAACAGTATCTATGGGTCTTGGTCCAATTTCTGCGATCTACCAAGCGCGCTTCCTTAAATACCTAGACGGCCGTGGCCTAAAAGACACGTCTGCGCAGCGTGTATACGCGTTCCTAGGTGACGGTGAGATGGATGAGCCAGAATCACGTGGTTCTCTTTCTTTCGCTGCGCGTGAGAAGCTAGACAACCTAACATTCCTAATCAACTGTAACCTACAGCGTCTAGATGGCCCTGTAATGGGTAACGGCAGCATCATCCAAGAACTAGAAGGCCTGTTCAAAGGCGCTGGCTGGAATGTTGTTAAGGTTATCTGGGGTAACAACTGGGATGCACTACTGGCGAAAGACACGTCAGGTAAGCTTCTGCAGCTAATGAACGAAACTATCGATGGCGACTACCAAACGTTTAAATCGAAAGATGGCGCGTATGTACGTGAACACTTCTTTGGTAAGTACCCAGAAACAGCGGCACTTGTTGCTGACATGACTGATGATGAAATCTTCGCGCTTAAACGTGGTGGTCACGACTCTTCTAAGCTATACGCAGCATACAAAAATGCAGCGGAAACCAAAGGCAAGCCAACAGTAATCCTAGCTAAGACGGTTAAAGGTTACGGGATGGGTGAAGCGGCTGAAGGTAAGAACATCGCGCATGGTGTTAAGAAGATGGACATGACTCACGTACAATACCTACGTGATCGTCTAGGCCTGCAAGACATCCTTTCTGATGAGAAAGTGGCTGAGCTACCTTACCTAAAACTAGAAGAAGGTTCTGCTGAGTACGAATACCTGCACGCACGTCGTAACGCGCTGCACGGTTACACGCCTGCTCGTCTTCCAAACTTCACACAAGAGTTCAAAGTTCCTGAGCTAGAAGAGTTCGCTCCTCTACTTGGTGCACAAAAGCGTGAAATCTCAACGACGATGGCATACGTTCGTACGTTGAACATCCTTCTTAAGAACAAGAACATTGGGAAGAACATCGTTCCTATCATCTGTGATGAAGCACGTACGTTCGGTATGGAAGGTCTATTCCGTCAGGTTGGTATCTACAACCCGCACGGTCAAGAATACACTCCAGAAGATAAAGGCATCGTTTCTTACTACAAAGAAGCGACATCTGGTCAAGTTCTTCAAGAAGGTATCAACGAGCTAGGTTCTATGGCTTCATGGGTTGCTGCTGCAACTTCATACAGCACAAACGACCTACCAATGATCCCGTTCTACATCTACTACTCAATGTTCGGTTTCCAACGTATTGGTGACATGGCATGGCTAGCAGGTGACCAACAAGCTCGTGGCTTCCTACTAGGTGCTACAGCTGGTCGTACAACACTAAACGGTGAAGGTCTACAGCACGAAGATGGTCACTCGCACATCCAAGCGAACACTATCCCTAACTGCATCTCTTACGACCCAACATTCGCTTACGAGCTAGCGGTAATCATGCAAGACGGTATCCGTCGCATGTACGGTCCTGAGCAAGAGAACGTTTACTACTACCTAACCGTAATGAACGAAAACTACGCAATGCCAGCAATGCCAGAAGGCGCTGAAGAAGGCATCCGTAAGGGTATCTACAAGCTTGAGTCTCACGAAGGTGCTAAGGGTAAAGTTCAGCTAATGAGCTCTGGTACTATCATGAACGAAGTACGCAAAGCAGCGACTATCCTAAGCGAAGAGTACGGCGTAGCATCTGACGTATTCTCTGTAACGTCTTTCAACGAGCTAACTCGTGACGGTCAAGACGCAGAGCGTTACAACATGCTTCACCCAGAAGCAGAAGCGAAAGTACCTTACATCACGACTGTTCTAGGTAACGAACCAGCAATCGCTGCGACGGACTACATGAAGAACTACGCTGAGCAAGTACGTGCATTCATGCCAACTGAGTCTTACAAAGTACTTGGTACTGATGGCTTCGGTCGTTCAGACAGCCGTGAGAACCTACGTCGTCACTTCGAAGTTAATGCAGGCTACGTAGTTGTTGCAGCTCTTACTGAGCTAGCGAAACGTGGTGATGTTGAGAAGTCAGTCGTTGTTGAAGCGATTGCTAAGTTCAACATTGATACTGAAAAAACTAACCCACAATACGCTTAA
- the fldB gene encoding flavodoxin FldB — MKIGLFYGSTTFYTEMAAEKMRAIIGDELITLHNVKETPLSQMNDYDLLILGISTWDFGEIQEDWSAIWEQIGGVSLKDKTVALFGLGDQEGYGEWFLDAMGLLHDEIKTTGANIIGYWPNEGYKFEASKALTKDGSQFVGLALDEDSQYEMSDERIAEWVEQVLTEYSNSL, encoded by the coding sequence ATGAAAATTGGTTTGTTTTACGGCTCAACAACTTTCTATACCGAAATGGCGGCGGAGAAGATGCGCGCGATTATCGGCGATGAGTTAATTACACTGCACAATGTAAAAGAAACGCCTTTGTCGCAAATGAACGACTATGATCTGCTTATACTGGGTATTTCCACTTGGGATTTCGGTGAAATCCAAGAAGATTGGAGTGCGATATGGGAGCAAATCGGTGGCGTGTCGCTAAAGGACAAAACCGTCGCGTTATTCGGCTTAGGCGATCAAGAAGGTTATGGCGAATGGTTCCTCGATGCGATGGGCCTACTGCACGACGAGATTAAAACCACCGGAGCAAACATCATCGGCTACTGGCCAAACGAAGGGTATAAGTTTGAAGCCTCCAAAGCACTGACTAAAGATGGTTCTCAGTTTGTTGGTCTCGCACTGGATGAGGACTCACAGTATGAAATGAGTGACGAGCGTATTGCAGAGTGGGTTGAACAGGTTTTAACAGAGTATTCAAACTCTCTCTAG
- a CDS encoding thioredoxin fold domain-containing protein: MRFLRPVSLLSASLFVVACNAEESVSAPAVPADNAAVATNFDKAALVEKFTQLRLQVVDVVPSDIPGLVEVQTASGVLFSSLDGEHFIAGTLYGFDAEGNVEDILAKRQQPKNAELISQYSDSMIEFKADNEKHVLTVFTDITCGYCVKLHNDMGEYNKRGITVRYLAYPRQGPQGPVADQMAQIWCADDQQTAMHNGKVNREFPEQNEKFEQCLDTVQQSFALGRKLGISGTPALFTESGELISGYMPPQALINHLEQK, translated from the coding sequence ATGCGTTTTCTACGCCCAGTTTCATTACTCTCTGCTTCTCTGTTTGTTGTCGCTTGTAACGCAGAAGAGAGTGTTTCAGCACCTGCAGTACCTGCCGATAATGCGGCTGTAGCGACAAACTTTGATAAAGCGGCACTGGTTGAAAAGTTCACCCAACTGCGTTTGCAAGTCGTGGATGTGGTTCCATCTGATATTCCTGGCCTAGTGGAAGTGCAAACTGCGAGTGGTGTTTTGTTCAGTTCTCTTGATGGCGAACACTTTATCGCAGGTACTCTGTATGGCTTTGATGCCGAGGGTAATGTGGAAGATATCTTAGCTAAGCGCCAGCAGCCTAAGAATGCCGAGCTGATCAGCCAGTATTCAGACTCAATGATTGAGTTCAAGGCAGACAATGAGAAGCACGTGCTGACGGTGTTTACCGATATTACCTGTGGCTACTGCGTTAAACTGCACAACGACATGGGTGAATACAATAAGCGTGGTATTACCGTGCGTTACTTAGCCTATCCGCGTCAAGGCCCACAAGGCCCTGTAGCAGATCAGATGGCGCAGATCTGGTGTGCTGATGACCAACAAACAGCGATGCATAATGGTAAGGTGAATCGTGAGTTTCCAGAGCAAAACGAAAAATTTGAGCAGTGTTTAGATACGGTACAGCAAAGTTTTGCATTGGGTCGCAAGCTGGGTATTTCTGGCACGCCAGCCTTGTTCACTGAAAGTGGTGAGCTGATCAGTGGTTACATGCCACCGCAAGCCCTAATTAATCACTTAGAACAGAAGTAA
- the xerD gene encoding site-specific tyrosine recombinase XerD, whose product MSPDHGIMEQFLDAMWMERGLSENTLASYRADLMKLLQWMKEHNYRLDFISLSGLQDYQAWLVDQDYKQSSRARMISAIRRLFQYLHREKIRGDDPSALIVSPKLPTRLPKDLSEEQVDALLDAPDPNDPLELRDKAMLELLYATGLRVTELVSLTMENISLRQGVVRVIGKGGKERLVPMGENAVDWIETFMSKGRSELLGEQTSDVVFPSRRARQMTRQTFWHRIKHYAVRANIDTDKLSPHVLRHAFATHLLNYGADLRVVQMLLGHSDLSTTQIYTHVATERLRQIHSEHHPRA is encoded by the coding sequence ATGAGTCCAGACCATGGCATCATGGAGCAGTTTCTTGATGCTATGTGGATGGAGCGAGGCCTATCAGAAAATACGCTGGCCTCTTATCGTGCCGATTTGATGAAGTTGTTGCAGTGGATGAAAGAGCACAACTATCGGCTCGATTTTATTAGTTTGTCTGGTCTGCAAGACTATCAAGCCTGGCTAGTGGATCAGGACTATAAGCAGTCGTCGCGTGCGAGGATGATCTCTGCGATTCGTCGTCTGTTTCAGTATTTGCATCGCGAGAAAATTCGTGGCGATGATCCCTCGGCGTTGATAGTGAGCCCCAAACTCCCCACGCGATTACCAAAAGATCTCTCAGAAGAGCAAGTGGATGCACTACTGGATGCGCCGGATCCGAATGATCCATTGGAGCTGCGCGACAAAGCCATGCTGGAGCTGCTCTATGCCACGGGACTTCGCGTGACGGAACTTGTCAGCTTGACCATGGAAAACATTAGCTTGCGTCAAGGTGTGGTGCGAGTTATCGGTAAAGGTGGCAAAGAGCGTTTGGTACCTATGGGAGAAAATGCCGTAGACTGGATTGAAACTTTTATGTCTAAAGGTCGGTCTGAGTTGTTAGGTGAGCAAACCTCCGATGTCGTATTTCCGAGTCGTCGTGCTAGGCAGATGACCCGACAGACCTTTTGGCACCGTATTAAACACTATGCGGTGAGAGCGAATATCGATACCGATAAACTCTCACCACACGTTCTGCGCCATGCCTTTGCTACGCACCTGTTAAACTATGGGGCAGACCTTAGAGTGGTGCAAATGCTGTTAGGTCATAGTGACCTATCAACAACACAAATATACACACACGTAGCGACGGAACGTCTTCGACAGATCCATAGCGAGCACCACCCGCGCGCGTAA
- the recJ gene encoding single-stranded-DNA-specific exonuclease RecJ encodes MIEIQRRPEVDISRLPESLDPLLRQLYLSRGVTSEQQLIKTAKGLHSYRQLHGIDRAVELLFEAIRDNKRIIVVGDFDADGATSSALSVLALRMLGSSNVDYLVPNRFEDGYGLSPEVVDQVIDLNADVIMTVDNGVSSIEGVRYAKEKGLQVLVTDHHLPGHVLPNVDAMVNPNLEECAFPSKALAGVGVAFYLMMALCVHMRQQGWFAAQGVAEPKLMELIDLVALGTVADVVPLDDNNRILVHQGLQRIRAGLARPGIKALIEVAKRDESRLVATDFGFALGPRINAAGRLDDMSFGVELLMCNNMQSARRMASELDSLNQTRKEIESGMKQEAMAFCERLQFGEDSELPYGLVLFQRDWHQGVIGILASRIKEQFHRPVIAFADGGEGTIKGSCRSIPGLHMRDTLDRIDTQNPGLILKFGGHAMAAGLTIEEKDFDQFARLFDEAVKQDLDEAALKGILLSDGELQPEQFSMHVAELIRSGGPWGQAFPEPMFDGEFKVLHQKLVGEKHLKLMVEPLFKGHPSNVMLDAIAFNIDLRRWPDASVRKVRLAYRLDINEFRGNSSLQLMVEYLEPLSP; translated from the coding sequence ATGATTGAAATTCAGCGTCGACCAGAAGTCGATATTTCGCGCTTGCCTGAAAGCCTTGATCCTTTATTGCGTCAGCTTTATTTGTCTCGTGGCGTCACGTCTGAGCAGCAGCTCATCAAGACAGCCAAAGGTCTGCACTCTTATCGTCAACTGCATGGTATTGATCGTGCGGTTGAGCTGCTGTTTGAGGCCATTCGCGACAACAAACGCATTATTGTCGTCGGCGATTTCGATGCTGATGGTGCAACCAGTTCGGCACTCTCAGTGCTTGCTTTGCGAATGCTCGGCTCGAGTAACGTGGATTACTTGGTGCCAAACCGGTTTGAAGACGGCTATGGTTTGAGCCCCGAAGTCGTTGATCAGGTCATTGACCTGAACGCTGATGTCATTATGACGGTAGACAACGGTGTGTCGTCCATCGAGGGTGTTCGCTACGCAAAAGAGAAGGGACTCCAAGTGTTGGTGACCGATCATCACTTGCCGGGTCATGTGCTTCCCAATGTTGATGCCATGGTCAACCCCAACCTAGAAGAATGCGCTTTCCCATCGAAAGCGCTGGCCGGCGTTGGTGTTGCCTTTTACTTGATGATGGCGCTGTGTGTGCATATGCGCCAGCAAGGATGGTTTGCCGCGCAAGGTGTTGCAGAGCCAAAACTAATGGAGCTGATCGACTTGGTTGCGCTTGGTACCGTAGCGGATGTGGTGCCGTTGGATGACAACAACCGAATCTTGGTGCATCAAGGCTTACAACGTATTCGAGCAGGTCTTGCAAGACCCGGTATCAAAGCTTTGATAGAAGTGGCAAAGCGTGATGAGTCTCGCTTGGTGGCGACCGATTTCGGTTTTGCACTTGGGCCGCGTATCAATGCTGCCGGGCGATTGGATGATATGTCGTTTGGGGTTGAGCTGCTGATGTGCAATAACATGCAATCAGCGCGTCGAATGGCGAGTGAGTTGGATAGCCTCAATCAAACCCGCAAAGAGATCGAATCAGGCATGAAGCAAGAGGCGATGGCTTTTTGTGAACGGCTGCAATTTGGTGAAGACAGTGAGTTGCCCTACGGTTTGGTTCTATTCCAGCGCGATTGGCACCAAGGGGTCATTGGTATTCTCGCTTCACGTATCAAAGAACAGTTCCATCGCCCAGTGATTGCTTTTGCTGATGGGGGGGAGGGCACGATAAAAGGATCTTGCCGTTCCATTCCCGGTCTGCACATGCGTGATACGCTTGATCGAATCGATACTCAAAACCCTGGTCTTATCCTCAAGTTTGGTGGGCATGCAATGGCTGCCGGATTAACGATTGAAGAGAAAGATTTTGACCAGTTTGCTCGGTTGTTTGATGAGGCAGTGAAGCAAGATTTGGATGAGGCGGCTCTAAAGGGCATTCTACTCTCTGATGGCGAACTTCAACCTGAGCAGTTCTCAATGCATGTTGCAGAACTGATTCGCTCTGGTGGCCCTTGGGGCCAAGCGTTCCCCGAGCCGATGTTTGATGGTGAGTTTAAAGTGCTGCATCAAAAACTTGTCGGTGAAAAGCACTTGAAGTTGATGGTTGAACCTTTGTTCAAAGGCCACCCATCCAATGTCATGCTCGATGCTATCGCCTTTAACATCGATTTGCGTCGTTGGCCGGATGCTTCAGTGAGGAAAGTTAGGCTGGCGTATCGTCTCGATATCAACGAGTTTCGCGGTAATTCCTCGCTACAACTCATGGTTGAGTATCTAGAGCCTCTATCCCCTTAG
- a CDS encoding pilin: protein MEMKMKRSKQKGFTLIELMIVVAIIGVLSAIAVPAYKNYVTKSEVASSVATLKSIITPAELYYQENGSFPASDSDLNEVGVGNASIKSGTLSIGSDNKSIELTIDSISGAKAVISRDSNTGWSCSVTGLGSLSAAAPSSCPHS, encoded by the coding sequence ATGGAGATGAAGATGAAGCGAAGCAAACAGAAAGGATTTACTTTAATTGAGTTGATGATCGTAGTGGCGATTATTGGGGTGCTATCAGCTATTGCAGTGCCTGCGTACAAAAATTACGTTACAAAAAGTGAAGTCGCTTCTTCAGTCGCGACTTTAAAGTCAATTATTACGCCTGCAGAATTATACTATCAAGAAAACGGTAGCTTTCCAGCAAGCGATTCAGACTTGAATGAAGTTGGTGTCGGCAATGCATCCATTAAAAGTGGAACACTTTCTATCGGTAGTGATAATAAGAGTATTGAGTTAACTATTGATAGTATTTCTGGTGCGAAAGCAGTTATATCTCGAGACAGCAATACTGGTTGGTCATGCAGTGTAACAGGGCTTGGCTCATTATCGGCAGCTGCACCATCAAGTTGTCCACATAGCTAA
- the nadC gene encoding carboxylating nicotinate-nucleotide diphosphorylase, with protein sequence MKNTHNSQERLDYLKQQLPQEITRAVADTLREDLGGTLDASVDITANLIPADVMNVATIITREHGIFCGQAWADEVFKQLGGEVSIEWHVQDGDKVEPNQTLCTLTGPARALLTGERNAMNFIQTLSGCATTVAEYAEKLEGTGCRLLDTRKTIPGLRSALKYAVACGGGYNHRIGVFDAYLIKENHIIACGGITQAITTAKELSPGKPVEVETESLEELQEAIDAGADIIMLDNFTTDMMREAVAINAGRAALENSGNVTLETIREFAETGVDYISVGALTKHLKAMDLSMRFK encoded by the coding sequence ATGAAAAATACCCACAATAGCCAAGAGCGTCTTGATTACCTCAAGCAACAACTTCCTCAAGAGATCACCCGAGCAGTCGCTGATACGCTGCGCGAAGATTTAGGCGGTACGCTGGATGCAAGTGTCGATATTACCGCAAATCTGATTCCTGCTGATGTCATGAATGTCGCGACGATCATCACTCGTGAACACGGTATCTTCTGTGGTCAAGCTTGGGCGGATGAAGTATTCAAGCAACTTGGTGGTGAAGTCTCCATTGAGTGGCATGTTCAAGACGGCGATAAGGTAGAACCAAACCAGACCCTTTGCACTCTAACAGGCCCAGCTCGCGCACTATTGACGGGTGAGCGTAATGCGATGAACTTTATTCAGACGCTGTCTGGCTGCGCGACCACCGTTGCCGAGTATGCTGAAAAACTTGAAGGCACAGGATGTCGCTTGCTTGATACTCGCAAAACGATTCCGGGCCTACGCAGCGCTCTAAAATACGCTGTGGCATGCGGCGGCGGCTACAACCATCGTATCGGTGTCTTTGATGCTTACCTGATCAAAGAGAACCACATCATTGCTTGCGGTGGTATCACTCAAGCGATCACGACAGCCAAAGAGCTAAGCCCAGGTAAACCTGTTGAAGTTGAGACTGAAAGCCTAGAAGAGCTGCAAGAAGCCATTGATGCTGGAGCAGATATCATCATGCTGGACAACTTCACCACAGATATGATGCGTGAAGCGGTAGCCATCAACGCAGGTCGCGCCGCACTAGAAAACTCTGGAAATGTAACCCTCGAGACGATTCGTGAGTTTGCTGAAACGGGCGTGGACTACATCTCGGTTGGTGCACTAACCAAGCACCTGAAAGCAATGGATCTTTCGATGCGATTTAAGTAA
- the ampD gene encoding 1,6-anhydro-N-acetylmuramyl-L-alanine amidase AmpD yields MIDHNGWYSAARHVPSLHFNQRADSQDISLLVLHNISLPPGQFGSSHIEQFFTGQLDASEHPFFTHIANLEVSAHCLIRRDGEVVQFVSFLDRAWHAGASSFAGRDKCNDYSIGIELEGTDYVAYTDAQYQALSELAGELMRHYPQITLERVTGHQYIAPLRKSDPGLVFDWGRFRRELG; encoded by the coding sequence ATGATTGATCACAATGGTTGGTATAGCGCAGCCAGACATGTTCCTTCCCTCCATTTTAATCAACGTGCGGACAGCCAAGACATCTCTTTATTGGTACTGCACAACATTAGCTTGCCACCGGGGCAATTTGGCAGCTCGCATATCGAGCAGTTCTTTACTGGCCAGCTTGATGCGAGTGAGCACCCATTCTTCACTCATATTGCAAATCTTGAGGTGTCTGCCCATTGTCTAATTCGTCGTGACGGAGAGGTGGTGCAGTTTGTCTCCTTCCTTGATAGAGCCTGGCACGCAGGCGCTTCCTCTTTTGCTGGGCGAGACAAATGCAATGATTATTCTATCGGGATCGAGTTAGAGGGGACGGACTATGTAGCCTATACAGACGCTCAATATCAAGCGCTATCAGAGTTAGCTGGTGAGCTGATGCGCCATTATCCACAGATAACGTTGGAAAGAGTAACGGGGCATCAATACATAGCGCCGCTGCGTAAGAGTGATCCGGGCTTGGTATTTGATTGGGGGCGGTTTCGCCGAGAGCTCGGTTAA